ATTTAATAAATTTTATATTATCTATTAATATTTAATATGAATTTTATATTATAAAATTAATTAATTTTGATATCTGAAAATATATTTTGCTAACCTTAAAATATTTATACGTGGGGGATTGTATTGATTGTGATTATATGGGATTTGTAGAAGAATTTATGGATTTTCTAAAAGAATACAAGGTAGTGGGGCTTGCAGTTGCTTTCATTATGGCAACAGCTTCAACTTCGCTAGTCAAATCATTTGTTGAAGATATTATCATGCCAATTATTACGCCTTTCATGCCTTCCGGAGGCTGGGAAACTGCTGTGGTAAATATAGGGCCTATAGCTATCAAAGCTGGATCTTTTTTGGCCCAGATTATTAACTTTGTAATCTTAGCGCTTGTTGTATTCTTTATAGCTAAAAAAGTTCTAAAAGAAGAAAAAGTTGCTAAGAAATAATTTATTTTTATTTTTGTATTTCAAAGGAATTTACTATTCTTCTAACTTGCCATAACGAATAATCAATACCATAATTTTCCTGAATTAGTCTTTGGATATCCCTTGACTTTGTTAGTCCTAATTCCTTTATTTTTATTCTAAGTTCTTCTTTTTTCAATTGATTGAGTTTAGGGTGTCTGCCTCCTTTGAAATGGGGCATTAATTGTTCTTGGCCTTTATCATTCCACTTTTTTAGCCAATGATATCCAGTAGTTTTGGTAATCCCAATAAGATCTGAAGCGTCTTCCACACTCATACCTTTGTATAGAAATCTAATAAAGTACAATCTTTGTAAAAGCCTAACTTGGCCCTCTAACATGTGTATTGTATAGTCCAATTCTTTGATTGGTACATTTTTTTTAACATTATATGCCATTTTTCTTGACATATCTATTAATATATTAAATTAAGTTAAAAATGTTTTGCTCTTATAATAATCCATAAACCTTTTAAAGTATTAAAAATTTTTTAATATTAATCGATAAAATTGGAGGTGTAATTATTGATAAATTCTAAAAAAAATCTAATTTATATTGGCACAATTTTATTAGTATTTTCTATTGTGCTAAATACTGGATGTACTGGGCAAGCAAATGAAACACAGCAAGTATCAACTGACAAAGGAACAATTAAATTTGGACTTCCACCATGGCCTGGTGTAACAGTAAAAACAGAAGTTGCTAAAGTGATCCTAGAAGAAATGGGATATAAGGTAGAGACTAACAAATTAGATGCAGGTATAGTCTATGCAGAAATGGCAGAAGGCAATATCGATTCTTTATTGGCAGGTTGGCTACCAGTTACCCATAAGGAATACTGGAAAATCCACGGAAACAATCTTGAACAAGTTCATATAAACGTTCCAGAAACTTGGCTAGGATTAGCTGTTCCAACATACGTTTATGACAGTGGCGTTAAATCTTTATCTGACTTGAACGGAAAGGAAACAGAGTTTGGAGCTAGAATAGTCGGAATTGAACCAGGTGCAGGAATAATGAACTCAACAAACGAAGCAATTAGTGCATATGGGCTTACTGGATATACCCTTAAATCAAGTAGCACCCCTGCAATGATGGCTGAAGTAGACTCTGCTATATTAAATAACGAGTGGGTAGTATTCACAATATGGAAACCCCATTCAGCATTTGCAAGATTTGACATAAAAGAACTAGAAGATCCTCAAGGAATATACGGCGGCGGAGACGTAGTATATACTATTGTAAGAAAAGGATTCAAAGAAGACTTCCCGCAGGCTTATGCATTCTTTGAAAAGTTCCAGGTAACTCCAGAAACTCAAAGCGAATGGATACTTGAATACAGCGACAAAGGCAGAGACCCTGCAGAAGTTGCAAAAGAATGGGTAAACAATAACAGAGATCAAGTTCAAGAATGGATTTCATAAATCCATATTTTTTATTTTTTTATTTGAATATCTCTTTAGTTTCTTTATACCAAAGAACAATGTCTAGGTGGTCAAGAGGAATTCCTATTTCTTTTGCGAATTCTCTCATAGTTTGCTCTAGTTCTATATACTTAGAGGGCGGTAAAGATTCGGGTACTTTTTCTATTACTCCTATCAATTTAAGGTTCTTTAGTATATGCCTATCAAGGATTGCTAAATCTTGACCTTTCCCAACATTTCTCAAGAAATGGCTTGCTTCCTTGTGTCCCATCCCTTTTACATTTTTTACTAACCATTCTCTAATTTCAAAAGGAGAGTTATTTTTCTCAATTTCTCGCTTAACTGAAATATTTCCAGAAATCTTGAATAATTCTCTTACTTCAATTATGTACTTTGCTTTCTTGTACTTGAATCTGACACCGTAAAGGCAATCTAGAACTTCTTCTTCACTTCCGTAAATCAAAGCATTTTTCGCCTTAAGTGTACAGATAGACTCCCAGCACATCTTAGCTTTTGACTGTGGAGTCAAAAGACAAAAAGCAAGTTCAGAAAATAGATTTTCCTCAGTTTCGTTTTCCCATACTTCAGAAAACTCTTTCAGACGATCTTCTATCCCATTTTTAATAGAGGAATATATCTCTAAAACATCTTCTATTATTTCTTTGTTATAAGAATTTGAATCTTTCATATATTCACATTAAAAGAGATGGTGGGCCCACTGAGATTCGAACTCAGGACCTCCGCCGTGTCGAGGCGACGTCATGACCAACTAGACCATGGGCCCTTAAATCAAAACTAGACTATCCCTATAAAAGATTTTCTATGTTCATTGAGA
This DNA window, taken from Methanofastidiosum sp., encodes the following:
- a CDS encoding large conductance mechanosensitive channel protein MscL, which encodes MGFVEEFMDFLKEYKVVGLAVAFIMATASTSLVKSFVEDIIMPIITPFMPSGGWETAVVNIGPIAIKAGSFLAQIINFVILALVVFFIAKKVLKEEKVAKK
- a CDS encoding transposase, giving the protein MSRKMAYNVKKNVPIKELDYTIHMLEGQVRLLQRLYFIRFLYKGMSVEDASDLIGITKTTGYHWLKKWNDKGQEQLMPHFKGGRHPKLNQLKKEELRIKIKELGLTKSRDIQRLIQENYGIDYSLWQVRRIVNSFEIQK
- a CDS encoding glycine betaine ABC transporter substrate-binding protein, whose protein sequence is MNSKKNLIYIGTILLVFSIVLNTGCTGQANETQQVSTDKGTIKFGLPPWPGVTVKTEVAKVILEEMGYKVETNKLDAGIVYAEMAEGNIDSLLAGWLPVTHKEYWKIHGNNLEQVHINVPETWLGLAVPTYVYDSGVKSLSDLNGKETEFGARIVGIEPGAGIMNSTNEAISAYGLTGYTLKSSSTPAMMAEVDSAILNNEWVVFTIWKPHSAFARFDIKELEDPQGIYGGGDVVYTIVRKGFKEDFPQAYAFFEKFQVTPETQSEWILEYSDKGRDPAEVAKEWVNNNRDQVQEWIS
- a CDS encoding N-glycosylase/DNA lyase, with protein sequence MKDSNSYNKEIIEDVLEIYSSIKNGIEDRLKEFSEVWENETEENLFSELAFCLLTPQSKAKMCWESICTLKAKNALIYGSEEEVLDCLYGVRFKYKKAKYIIEVRELFKISGNISVKREIEKNNSPFEIREWLVKNVKGMGHKEASHFLRNVGKGQDLAILDRHILKNLKLIGVIEKVPESLPPSKYIELEQTMREFAKEIGIPLDHLDIVLWYKETKEIFK